From Camelina sativa cultivar DH55 chromosome 7, Cs, whole genome shotgun sequence, one genomic window encodes:
- the LOC104702752 gene encoding pentatricopeptide repeat-containing protein At2g22070-like, translating into MNAPVPLSLSTLLELCTNLLQKSVNKSNGRFTAQLVHCRVIKSGLFFSVYLINNLMNVYSKTGYALHARKMFDEMPLRTAFSWNTVLSAYAKRGDMDSTCEFFDRLPQKDSVSWTTMIVGYKNIGQYHKAIRTMGEMMKEGIEPTQFTLTNVLASVAATRCLETGKKVHSFIVKLGLRCNVSVSNSLLNMYAKCGDPMMAKVVFDRMVVRDISSWNAMIALHMQVGQMDLAMEQFELMAERDIVTWNSMIAGYNQRGYDLRALDMFSKMLRDSMLSPDRFTLASVLSACANLEKLCIGKQIYSHIVTTGFDNSGIVLNALISMYSRCGGVETARRLIEHRGTADLKIEGFTALLDGYIKLGDMNQAKMIFDSLKDRDVVVWTAMIVGYEQHGLYGEAINLFRSMVGSGQRPNSYTLAAMLSVASSLASLGHGKQIHGSAVKSGEIYSVSVSNALITMYAKAGNITSARRAFDLIRSERDTVSWTSMIIALAQHGHAEEALELFETMLMEGLRPDHITFVGVFSACTHAGLVSQGRQYFHMMKDVYKIEPTLSHYACMVDLFGRAGLLQEALEFIEKMPIEPDVVTWGSLLSACRVHKNVDLGKVAAERLFLIEPENSGAYSALANLYSACGKWEESAKIRKSMKDGRVKKEQGFRFSWIEVKHKVHVFGVEDGTHPQKNEIYITMKKIWDEIKEMGYVPDTASVLHDLEEEVKEQILRHHSEKLAIAFGLINTPDKTTLTIMKNLRVCNDCHTAIKFISKLVGREIIVRDATRFHHFKDGFCSCRDYW; encoded by the exons ATGAATGCTCCGGTACCACTCTCGTTATCTACTCTCTTGGAACTCTGCACCAATCTCCTGCAAAAATCTGTAAACAAGTCCAATGGTCGTTTCACAGCGCAACTGGTCCATTGTCGCGTTATCAAATCGGGTCTCTTTTTCAGTGTTTACCTGATTAATAATCTAATGAACGTCTACTCGAAGACCGGTTACGCTCTTCACGCACGCAAgatgttcgacgaaatgcctctGAGGACAGCTTTTTCATGGAACACGGTTCTTTCGGCCTACGCTAAGCGAGGAGATATGGATTCGACATGTGAGTTCTTTGATCGGTTGCCTCAAAAGGATTCGGTTTCGTGGACAACGATGATTGTTGGGTATAAGAACATTGGTCAGTATCATAAGGCTATAAGAACTATGGGGGAAATGATGAAGGAAGGGATTGAGCCGACGCAGTTTACGCTTACGAATGTGCTTGCATCGGTTGCTGCAACTCGGTGTTTGGAGACAGGTAAAAAGGTTCATTCTTTCATCGTTAAGCTTGGCCTTCGTTGTAACGTTTCCGTCTCGAATTCACTGCTTAACATGTATGCAAAATGTGGTGATCCAATGATGGCAAAAGTTGTTTTTGATAGAATGGTGGTTAGAGACATCTCAAGCTGGAATGCTATGATTGCGTTACATATGCAGGTTGGTCAGATGGATCTTGCTATGGAGCAGTTCGAGCTGATGGCTGAGCGCGATATAGTCACTTGGAATTCTATGATTGCTGGTTACAATCAGAGAGGGTATGATCTCAGAGCTCTAGATATGTTTTCCAAGATGCTGAGGGATTCTATGTTGTCACCTGATAGATTCACTCTGGCTAGTGTGTTATCTGCTTGTGCCAATCTTGAGAAACTTTGTATTGGGAAGCAGATTTATTCTCATATTGTTACAACTGGATTTGATAACTCTGGAATTGTGTTAAACGCCTTGATCTCGATGTATTCGAGGTGTGGAGGGGTTGAGACTGCCAGGAGACTGATAGAACATAGAGGAACTGCTGATCTCAAGATCGAAGGTTTTACAGCTTTACTTGATGGGTACATTAAGCTTGGAGATATGAATCAAGCTAAGATGATATTTGATTCGTTGAAAGATCGTGATGTAGTTGTATGGACCGCCATGATTGTTGGATACGAGCAACATGGTTTGTATGGTGAAGCTATAAACCTTTTCAGATCAATGGTTGGAAGTGGGCAGAGACCCAACAGTTATACTCTTGCAGCAATGTTAAGTGTAGCTTCAAGTTTGGCATCATTAGGTCATGGAAAGCAAATCCATGGGAGTGCTGTAAAGTCAGGGGAAATTTATTCGGTTTCTGTCAGCAACGCGTTGATAACAATGTACGCAAAGGCGGGTAACATTACATCGGCAAGGCGGGCATTTGATTTGATACGCAGCGAAAGAGATACAGTATCTTGGACGTCCATGATTATAGCATTGGCACAGCACGGTCATGCAGAAGAAGCACTCGAGCTCTTTGAGACAATGCTGATGGAAGGACTAAGACCTGATCACATAACATTTGTTGGTGTTTTCTCTGCCTGTACTCACGCTGGTTTGGTCAGCCAAGGCCGTCAATACTTCCACATGATGAAGGACGTATATAAGATTGAACCTACCCTTAGCCATTACGCTTGTATGGTGGACCTGTTTGGACGGGCTGGTTTATTGCAGGAAGCACTAGAGTTCATTGAAAAGATGCCGATTGAGCCTGATGTAGTGACATGGGGTTCACTGCTTTCTGCTTGCAGGGTTCACAAGAACGTTGATCTTGGGAAAGTTGCAGCAGAGAGATTGTTTCTTATCGAGCCAGAGAACAGCGGAGCATACTCAGCCTTGGCTAACTTGTACTCAGCTTGCGGAAAATGGGAAGAATCtgccaaaataagaaaatccaTGAAAGATGGAAGAGTGAAGAAGGAACAAGGGTTTA GGTTTAGTTGGATTGAAGTGAAGCACAAAGTCCATGTCTTTGGAGTTGAAGACGGGACTCATCCACAGAAGAATGAGATCTACATAACAATGAAGAAGATTTGGGACGAGATCAAGGAAATGGGATATGTTCCCGACACTGCTTCTGTACTACACGACCTCGAAGAAGAGGTTAAAGAACAGATTCTAAGGCACCACAGCGAGAAACTAGCAATTGCATTCGGGCTAATTAACACTCCAGATAAAACCACATTGACGATCATGAAGAATCTCAGAGTGTGCAATGATTGCCATACGGCTATAAAGTTCATCTCCAAGCTTGTGGGAAGGGAAATAATAGTGAGAGACGCAACAAGGTTTCACCATTTCAAAGATGGGTTTTGTTCATGCCGAGATTATTGGTGA
- the LOC104702751 gene encoding phosphopantothenoylcysteine decarboxylase subunit VHS3 — MELEQQGLRLSLVLGNASVLKCTALALTATVVSSLLELFAQVAVLKGNVLENGYEVVDAVEGNGNNNDDGGDDDDGEDEEGGADDAEGKETKKGPVSDPDLNGEAGDDDDDEPEGDDGNDDDDDDDDENHENDDDDDDEDENEDGGEEEDDEEAEVEEEEEEEDDEEALQPPKKRKK, encoded by the exons atggaGTTGGAACAACAAGGTTTGAGGTTGTCTCTGGTTCTTGGTAACGCTTCAGTGCTGAAGTGCACCGCTTTGGCTTTAACGGCTACTGTGGTCTCCTCTTTGTTAGAGCTCTTCGCTCAg GTCGCAGTCTTGAAGGGTAATGTTTTAGAGAATGGATACGAGGTGGTTGATGCAGTGGAAGGGAATGGAAACAAcaatgatgatggtggtgatgatgatgatggagaagatgaagaaggcgGTGCAGATGATGCAGAAGGAAAGGAGACAAAGAAAGGACCTGTAAGTGATCCTGATTTGAATGGTGAAgctggagatgatgatgatgatgaacctgAAGGGGATGACGgtaatgatgacgatgatgatgatgatgatgagaaccATGAgaatgacgatgatgatgatgatgaagatgagaatgaagatggtggtgaagaagaggaCGATGAGGAGGCAGAggtagaggaggaggaagaggaagaagatgacgagGAAGCACTTCAGCCaccaaagaagaggaagaagtga
- the LOC104702753 gene encoding UBP1-associated proteins 1A-like isoform X2, with protein sequence MAKTLDKSKKRRLVKSKSKKLDKKQKTSEHEQQPESSTPYSSSSSSSDDSSDSESEKEEFEYDPEELRDLLRPYSKEQLVDLVCSAAKIGSSIYSAVVEAADRDVTHRKIFVYGLPWETTREAFVELFEGYGEIEECTVVIDKVTGKAKGFGFVVFKTRKGAKEALKEPRKRILNRTATCQLASMGPAASGKGHDQAGPVKISLVSIGNHGQPQQPQGQHMFTGGGMAASPFMLGNQYNPYIGTGMLGNPALSAVGGVGGGYMYPMLAGALGHGGMGSDMLLQSSQMGGIGEPGVGVAGVSVPGNYFRGQSLPNTNAYPDSDTGKRGTGKDSDAGGSSFQGYSNYS encoded by the exons ATGGCGAAAACCCTAGACAAATCAAAGAAGCGAAGACTCGTgaaatccaaatccaagaaaCTAGATAAGAAGCAGAAGACTAGCGAACATGAACAACAACCTGAATCCTCGACGCCATATTCAAGTTCAAGCTCCAGCTCTGATGATTCTAGCGATTCGGaatcagagaaagaagagttcGAATACGACCCAGAAGAGCTCCGAGACCTTCTACGACCTTATTCCAAGGAACAGCTCGTCGACCTCGTTTGTTCCGCCGCGAAGATCGGTTCCTCCATCTATTCCGCCGTCGTAGAAGCCGCAGACCGTGATGTCACACATAGGAAAATCTTCGTTTATGGTCTTCCATGGGAGACGACTCGCGAGGCTTTTGTTGAACTCTTTGAAGGCTATGGTGAGATTGAAGAGTGTACCGTCGTTATAGATAAGGTTACTGGTAAGGCCAAAGGGTTCGGATTTGTTGTGTTTAAGACTAGGAAAGGAGCTAAAGAAGCGCTTAAGGAACCGAGGAAGAGGATTCTTAATAGAACAGCTACGTGTCAGCTTGCTTCAATGGGGCCTGCGGCGTCTGGGAAGGGCCATGATCAAGCGGGTCCGGTGAAGATTAGTTTAGTTTCGATTGGTAATCATGGCCAGCCCCAGCAGCCTCAAGGGCAACATATGTTTACCGGTGGTGGTATGGCTGCATCGCCGTTTATGTTAGGGAACCAGTACAATCCGTATATTGGAACCGGAATGTTGGGGAATCCAGCTTTATCAGCAGTTGGAGGAG TTGGAGGAGGCTACATGTATCCCATGTTAGCCGGTGCTCTGGGTCATGGCGGTATGGGTTCTGATATGTTGTTACAGTCGAGTCAGATGGGTGGGATTGGTGAGCCAGGCGTTGGTGTTGCTGGTGTTTCAGTTCCTGGCAACTACTTTAGAGGTCAGAGTCTACCTAATACTAATGCTTATCCTGATTCTGATACCGGAAAAAGAGGGACGGGTAAAGATTCGGATGCTGGTGGTTCCTCCTTTCAAGGGTACTCAAACTATTCATG A
- the LOC104702753 gene encoding UBP1-associated proteins 1A-like isoform X1 has protein sequence MAKTLDKSKKRRLVKSKSKKLDKKQKTSEHEQQPESSTPYSSSSSSSDDSSDSESEKEEFEYDPEELRDLLRPYSKEQLVDLVCSAAKIGSSIYSAVVEAADRDVTHRKIFVYGLPWETTREAFVELFEGYGEIEECTVVIDKVTGKAKGFGFVVFKTRKGAKEALKEPRKRILNRTATCQLASMGPAASGKGHDQAGPVKISLVSIGNHGQPQQPQGQHMFTGGGMAASPFMLGNQYNPYIGTGMLGNPALSAVGGGYMYPMLAGALGHGGMGSDMLLQSSQMGGIGEPGVGVAGVSVPGNYFRGQSLPNTNAYPDSDTGKRGTGKDSDAGGSSFQGYSNYS, from the exons ATGGCGAAAACCCTAGACAAATCAAAGAAGCGAAGACTCGTgaaatccaaatccaagaaaCTAGATAAGAAGCAGAAGACTAGCGAACATGAACAACAACCTGAATCCTCGACGCCATATTCAAGTTCAAGCTCCAGCTCTGATGATTCTAGCGATTCGGaatcagagaaagaagagttcGAATACGACCCAGAAGAGCTCCGAGACCTTCTACGACCTTATTCCAAGGAACAGCTCGTCGACCTCGTTTGTTCCGCCGCGAAGATCGGTTCCTCCATCTATTCCGCCGTCGTAGAAGCCGCAGACCGTGATGTCACACATAGGAAAATCTTCGTTTATGGTCTTCCATGGGAGACGACTCGCGAGGCTTTTGTTGAACTCTTTGAAGGCTATGGTGAGATTGAAGAGTGTACCGTCGTTATAGATAAGGTTACTGGTAAGGCCAAAGGGTTCGGATTTGTTGTGTTTAAGACTAGGAAAGGAGCTAAAGAAGCGCTTAAGGAACCGAGGAAGAGGATTCTTAATAGAACAGCTACGTGTCAGCTTGCTTCAATGGGGCCTGCGGCGTCTGGGAAGGGCCATGATCAAGCGGGTCCGGTGAAGATTAGTTTAGTTTCGATTGGTAATCATGGCCAGCCCCAGCAGCCTCAAGGGCAACATATGTTTACCGGTGGTGGTATGGCTGCATCGCCGTTTATGTTAG GGAACCAGTACAATCCGTATATTGGAACCGGAATGTTGGGGAATCCAGCTTTATCAGCAGTTGGAGGAGGCTACATGTATCCCATGTTAGCCGGTGCTCTGGGTCATGGCGGTATGGGTTCTGATATGTTGTTACAGTCGAGTCAGATGGGTGGGATTGGTGAGCCAGGCGTTGGTGTTGCTGGTGTTTCAGTTCCTGGCAACTACTTTAGAGGTCAGAGTCTACCTAATACTAATGCTTATCCTGATTCTGATACCGGAAAAAGAGGGACGGGTAAAGATTCGGATGCTGGTGGTTCCTCCTTTCAAGGGTACTCAAACTATTCATG A
- the LOC104702754 gene encoding UBP1-associated proteins 1B-like → MTEDREERKKEKKEKKEKKEKKERKEKKRREAEELAVKEKKISKKHKSKSKETEKPKKKSKRHEAEEEEQSPKKSKESKKKKHKRSRSRSSDDSEEEPETHQIVDTKTVTDPVVTTNNESDSNFELDKEDIKHLLESYSKEELINLIYKTAEKGSKLISAVFESADRDSSQRNIFVRGLGWDTTHENLKAAFEVHGEVEECSVVMDKDTGRAKGFGFVLFKTRKGAREALRNPEKRMFNRTVVCCIAKPYNAGKTREPVESVKIDLTHTANQSEVALSGLDLAPGHVHGLDKGHQQQQQQQQQQQQNMPMYAGHNMPFYGHAQPPPGFNPMYGAMMGNQGAMMANQMVAGLPNYHMFGSGMMNQGLMVPPNHMGQYVVDGNVNGVGVAAGAGAGVGAGFDGERAWYLR, encoded by the coding sequence ATGACGGAAGACAGAGAAGAAcgtaagaaggagaagaaagagaagaaggagaaaaaagagaagaaagagcgGAAGGAGAAGAAGCGTCGCGAGGCTGAAGAGCTCGccgtgaaggagaagaaaatctCGAAAAAGcataaatccaaatccaaagagacagagaaacccaagaagaaatcgaagagaCACGAAGCCGAAGAGGAGGAGCAATCTCCTAAGAAATCGAAggagagcaagaagaagaaacacaagagaTCGAGATCGAGATCATCAGATGATTCCGAAGAAGAGCCAGAGACTCATCAAATCGTCGATACGAAGACCGTTACGGACCCGGTTGTTACAACAAACAACGAGTCGGATTCGAATTTTGAGTTGGATAAGGAAGACATCAAGCATCTTCTTGAGTCTTACTCCAAGGAAGAGCTTATTAACCTAATTTACAAAACCGCTGAGAAAGGTTCTAAATTGATCTCAGCAGTGTTTGAATCGGCGGATAGAGATAGCTCTCAGCGTAACATATTCGTGCGTGGTCTTGGATGGGACACGACACATGAGAATCTCAAGGCGGCTTTTGAGGTTCACGGGGAGGTAGAGGAGTGTTCTGTGGTTATGGATAAGGATACGGGGAGAGCTAAAGGGTTTGGCTTTGTGTTGTTTAAGACGCGTAAAGGAGCTAGAGAGGCGTTGAGGAATCCGGAGAAGAGAATGTTTAATCGAACTGTGGTTTGTTGTATAGCTAAGCCGTATAATGCTGGGAAGACGCGAGAACCAGTTGAATCTGTGAAGATTGATTTAACTCATACGGCTAATCAGAGTGAAGTGGCTTTGTCTGGGCTTGATTTGGCTCCGGGACATGTACATGGACTTGATAAGGggcatcagcagcagcagcagcagcagcagcagcagcagcagaataTGCCAATGTATGCTGGACACAACATGCCCTTTTACGGACATGCTCAGCCTCCTCCTGGTTTTAATCCCATGTATGGTGCAATGATGGGTAATCAAGGTGCCATGATGGCTAATCAGATGGTTGCTGGTTTACCCAACTATCATATGTTTGGCTCGGGTATGATGAACCAGGGACTTATGGTGCCACCAAACCATATGGGGCAATATGTTGTTGATGGTAACGTTAATGGTGTTGGTGTTGCTGCTGGTGCTGGTGCTGGTGTCGGTGCTGGTTTTGATGGTGAACGTGCTTGGTATCTGAGATAA
- the LOC104702755 gene encoding uncharacterized protein LOC104702755 — MADEVELSPLVPPSPIVEPSSEIDLEAGPGEQIQCRICLETDGRDFIAPCKCKGTSKYVHRDCLDHWRAIKEGFAFAHCTTCKAPYYLRVHSAGDRKWRTLKFRFFVTRDILSIFLAVQLVIAALAYMVYFIDSYQQSWLRHIWGFDSEVTFYYMCGALLFFALLGLSGCFITCYDRRVRNDLAQPCRELCLCCCQPGICTDCHLPGTICMWADCTACTEGCASAVSECGGCLGGAGEAGLPLLFIMALVILGLFTVIGIFYSVLVATMVGQRIWQRHYHILAKRMLTKEYVVEDVDEEMVGSEWSPPALPSEHVQQLKTLGLL; from the exons ATGGCGGACGAAGTGGAATTGTCGCCGTTGGTTCCGCCGTCGCCGATCGTGGAGCCTTCTTCCGAGATCGATCTCGAAGCTGGACCTGGTGAACAGATTCAGTGTCGAATCTGCCTTGAAACTGATG GTAGGGATTTCATTGCGCCATGCAAATGCAAAGGAACATCAAAGTATGTACATCGTGATTGCTTGGATCATTGGAGAGCTATTAAG GAAGGTTTTGCGTTTGCACACTGCACAACTTGCAAGGCTCCATATTATCTGAGAGTTCATAGTGCTGGAGATAGGAAGTGGCGGACATTGAAGTTTCGCTTCTTTGTTACTCGTGATATTTTATCCATATTTCTTGCTGTTCAGCTT GTGATTGCTGCATTGGCGTACATGGTCTATTTCATAGATAGTTACCAGCAATCATGGCTTCGTCATATTTGGGGTTTTGACAGTGAGGTCACGTTTTATTACATGTGTG GAGCTTTATTATTCTTTGCTCTGCTGGGTCTATCTGGATGCTTCATTACCTGCTACGATCGAAGAGTTCGCAATGATTTAGCACAACCTTGCCGTGAATTGTGTCTCTGCTGCTGTCAGCCTGG GATATGCACAGACTGCCATCTACCAGGAACTATTTGTATGTGGGCGGATTGCACTGCTTGTACTGAAGGCTGTGCAAGTGCAGTTAGTGAGTGTGGAGGTTGCCTTGGAGGTGCAGGGGAAGCCGGATTACCATTACTCTTCATAATGGCATTAGTAATTCTCGGTTTATTTACAGTTATCGGTATATTCTATAGCGTATTGGTTGCAACCATGGTTGGACAACGCATTTGGCAGCGCCATTACCACATTCTCGCCAAAAGAATGCTAACAAAG GAGTATGTGGTCGAGGATGTAGACGAGGAAATGGTAGGGTCAGAATGGTCGCCACCGGCTTTACCGTCTGAGCATGTCCAGCAACTGAAGACACTTGGCCTTCTATAA